Part of the Leishmania major strain Friedlin complete genome, chromosome 7 genome is shown below.
CGACTCGCAAGTCCACGAGGCGTCGCCGTCCCGGAATGCACGCGAAGGTTTTCGTGGCAACTCTGGAGGTTTCGGGATGCATGGAGGGCCCTTTGGCTCAGTGCAAAGGCAGCGCTGGCTTGTGGAGGCGGACAAGCATAGCTCAGGGGAGTCCAGGCCGCCGATGACCAACGCGAGGAAGAAAGCCAAGTGTTGTGTCGTCATGTAGCGCCCACGCCTACACGCCAACACAGATAGCGAAGGGGTGCGCAGGTGATGgggtgatgtgtgtgtgtgtgtgtgtgtagggggggggggcggatgTGCCTATCCACGTGGATGCTTCTTCTTttgtgtatatgtgtgttcGTGCACGCGTGCTGAGTTGCCGGTGACTCTTAGTGATGCGTGATGGCCTCCATCACCTTCTTGCTtcacgccgcagcagccgcggatCGTTGTACTACATCGGAGGCTTCTCCTGttcccaccccctcctccctccctttcacatatatatatatatattcttCATTGCTGCTTGCTTTCCTCGTGCGTAAGAGCCGTCGGGTAACTGCGCAgcccttccttccttcctctcttctttGCGTTTCTGTGCGCCcgttgtatgtgtgtcttcATTGTGTGCACGCCCTCATGATGCCGGGATACCGCAACTCAGCGTGCGTGGTGTTAGGgtccagcacctccaccctgtgtgtgtgtgggaggcCACTCGGCTTGCAGTCGACCCTtgggcgcggctgcggatTTGTGGCGTTGACGGATACGTGTGGACTGGCGCGGTGCTGACGAGACGTGCGTTCATGATCAGGTTTGTACCCGCTCACTGTGAATCGTGTCGGCGATCAAATCATTATCGAGCGTCATGACTTCTTCGTGCGCCGGCACAAGTGTCTCCGCGGGCCCCCTTCTGCTTGACACGCTCGCTCCTGCCAAAGGCGTGCGGGCTCAGGAGAAAAGGAGATGCCCCCTGCTGCCACAGACTCATGGCCGCGCCCCACGTGTCGACGGCACATGCGGGCGAGCCATCCGGGCGCCCCCCGTGACATCGAAGGGAATGCTCGGATGTGATACACCATGTCAGCTGTGCTatgcagcgcctgcgcacagTGCTCGCATTTTCGGATCTTCGGGCCTGTCCCAGGACGACGTTGCTGCCTCGGGGGATCGCTGTCATCATCCTCCAAGGCGTGCAGCAGCCCGAAGAGCACGGGCGATGGGCGAGAACGGCGCGAAGACATGCACGTCGATGAGCGCCACAGTGCATGCGTGCGACATGTGCGGCATCTCCTGCATCCGGCCGGgtgagctggtgcagcacagGTGCCGGAAGCATGACGAGAGCGCCGCGAACGGCACCACGGAGTTCTCCAGACTCCGCTGTGGAGAGTCTCCACACCACGTTATGGAATGCTGCGGCTGGAGGCGACTGAGGGCgaagcacggcatgcagGCGGGGTCCCTGAGGGCCCTGGCCTGGGGCTGGCGGACTTGCTCCTCGAGCGCACGTGGCATGCACCTGGACCACCCCCTATTACCGGCACGAcagacgccaccgccctgGGGCAGgaccctggacgcggcccgcctGGGTCCAGGCGTGCAGTCCGCCCGAGTCGGTCTGGCGCCGATGACGGGGCACTTATGAGAAGGGACGAGGAGGGACAAGCGGAGCCGGTGGGGCGCATGGCCCCGACTCGACGGCGGAACGGCTTGGCCGCCACGACCAGGATTAAGCCGTAGTGCGACAGAGGTTGGTGGAGTGTAGCCGTATGCGCGTAAATGGGTTGACTTGTTCGTGGTATAGGATGTCAGGCTGggcgaagaaaaagaaaggaatGGATCGAGCGTGGGCTTCCTCGTGGTGGCATTGTCGTTGAGGGAAGGCCGGCGCTGGCAATCATTGAATGGTGGCCTGCATGTCGGTGGGAGGTGTCTCTGATGTCTATCTACTCCATCTTGCCTTCCtggagggtggtggtggaagaCTGGAAGAGTATGGCAGCAGCATAGTCGTGATGTTAAGGAGTGGGTGCACACTCCTATTTTTTGCTCCGTGCCGAAGTATGACGGGAGCTGGTGGAGAGGAGAAACACATGCGctccctgctgccgctcatgCGTTGGGTAGCGACTTGCGCTCTCCACCGCTCTCGCACGCGTGCCATCCCATCCACTTATCGCTCGACTTACGTCTTTCGTCTGTGGCACTGCGGCCTCGAACTCCCCACTGTCAGCACCTCCGTGCGTTCAAgcccgagcgccgcggcccggcgcagctgcggggtAGTGTGAGGGCCCCCCCTGAGTCTGATAGCGAAGAATTGCTCTTTCCGCCTCTACGCCCGAAAGTTCCTTGCGATAATGTGTCGGCTGTGCTCATTCTCATTGTGCGCATCATGCGCGTCATTAGGGCAATGAAGCTGCGTTGGCATGCACTCTAGCCGAAGAAAAGGCAGCTCTGTGGCGTGTCGTTTTCTTGCGTGACAAGACACCACCCCTGTGAGCATTTCATTATTGTCTCTTGAACTGCCGATCACCGGGCCACCCGACGGGCAGCCCTGTCTTCCAAGTTTTTGGAGGGCTCTTGCGGCTGGCTTTGCACCTCGCCGCTGAGAGAGCTGCCAGAATTTATCCCTTTCTTCTGCCCTTCGCCTCTCACGCAGTGCAAGACGGCGCTTGCACTCGCCTGCTGCCGGACTCGGTGCACCCAGCATGCTTGACAGCGGTGGTCTCTGTCGGGGTGATGACTGATGAAGCGATGAGCCTAAACACTCGTTCTGTTGAGCTGGCGCGTCGTctgcagaaagagaggggaggagtgAGTGCacggagcgagaggggcgtgtgtgtgtgtgtgcattgcAGCTGCCATGCTGTGCGAGCAGAGGACAGGGTAGACGCCAGAGGTCATGCAGACAAGGAGAGGGTGGGCTGTTGGATCATGAGAGCGCGCACGTCGCGGCCTTGCCCCTGGACCCTCAGGAGACGGTATGATGCGTTTTCATCGACGGCGGCCACTTGCCCAGTCTGTACAAGGCCCAGCAGCGTGTGAGAGCGACATCTGACTTCTCGCCTCACCACCCCGCGGAGATTTGGAAACCAACAGGGCGAACCGTGGATGACGAGgtgctgccccccccccccccacgaCATGCTTTTACCGTGAGGTGCGCCATACTGCAATCCTTCCACGGTTAGCGGAggagaaaacaacaacagcaaggCGATACCACCACACGCgtccacgcacgcacgcacatcacCACAAGTCGGGGTGCATGCTAGCAGCGAGGTGTTGGGATGACCCGACCAGATAAGCCTAGCCAGCGGACACGACACGGAACAGATAAGGGCGAAGGGACCCCTTGAAGAGGCTGTGCAGGCCCTCATCGTTATCATTCTCATCATGCACCtcatcttcctcctccccgacCTGCCCCGCATCCTATCCACTGACGATACGACTACCTGTTCCAGAGGCTCTTTCTGTACCAGAGGCTGCGAGTCACAGCTTACATCGTACGTACCCCTTTcacgcccctctcccacccccacacccgcacacacacccacccacacacccacccacccacccacacacacacacacacacatacaccgTAAAGCGTTGCCGCTTGTATCTGTCTCTTCCACTCCCTTTCCGCGTCCGCAGCACACAGCCGCACATCACGGCACggctctctcccttcccgcCTTTCTCCTTCACTGtccccgccccacccccctcaCTCAATCTatctcccccgccccccaccACGTCGTCGTCATGGGTGCCCCCAAGCGTCTCGGCAAGTACGAGCTGGGCCGTACACTAGGCACTGGCAACTTCTCGAAGGTCAAGATCGCGCGTGACACGGAGACTGGTAAGGAATGGGCCATCAAGGTGATCGACAAGGAGCAGCTCGTGCGGGAGCGcatggaggagcagctgaagcGCGAGATTGCCGTCATGAAGATGCTGCGCCAGCCAAACATTATTGAGCTGCACGAGGTCATGCAGACGAGCCATCACATCTACCTGGTGCTGGAGCTCGTGACGGGCGGTGAGTTGTTCGAGAAGATCGCCAGCGCGAAGCGCTTCGATGAGCCGACGGCACGGCACTACTTCCACCAGCTCATCTGTGGCATCAACTACTGCCACCGCCAGGGCATTGCTCATCGTGACTTGAAGCCGGAGAACCTGCTCCTAGATGCGAACGACACGCTGAAGATTTCTGACTTTGGTCTGAGCAACCTGCAGCGCACGAGcgtgagcggcggcacaaTGCTGCAGACGGTGTGCGGCACGCCCAATTATGTCGCCCCGGAGGTGCTGAAGGAGCAAGGCTACGACGGTCTCAAGGCGGACATCTGGAGCTGCGGTGTGGTGTTGTTCGTCATGATGGCTGGCTACTTACCATTCGACGACGAGAACGTTAACGCGCTCTTTACGAAGATCGAGCGCGGTGAGTTTCGCATGGCGCGTCACTtcagcgccgacgcgcgcGACTTGATTTCACGCATGTTGACGGTCGACCCACAGGAGCGTATTTCCCTAGACGATGTGATTGCGCATCCTTGGTTCTGCGTGGACTGGAACCCGGCGATGCTGACGCGGGGCGAGAGTCATTCCTCGCCAAACACGACTCAGATCAGCAATGCGATTCGTAATATGTAAACCAGTGGCACAGgctcacagacacacaagcgcgatcccccccttcccctcccctctcccctgccgccgctccACATACGCGGACTGCAGACACCGATGTCCTCGTCGTCTCGACGCGAAGACGAAAGGAAGGCGTGcgcgacagagagagagactgcAAACCGCGAAGAAAGGTAGTGAGTGCGAAGGCCTCCCTCCTCGAGCGtgcgaggagagggagagcggaaAAGGGATAgacgcggtgctggcgcatcAAGAGCGCGGAGTCACACATaccgcgcagcggcaccataGGCGCAGGTGTTTGCCTCCGTACATGTTTTTGGTGATGTTCTTCTTACGGTCAATCATTTTTCCATGTTGTCGTTTTCGGTTCATTTTTCTAGTGTTGAGGAACACGCTGACACCAACTCCCTcacggcacacacaacacacgaGTGaacccacgcacgcacttgcctatatacatgtatatatatatatataaataAATTTATATATGCTTCCCccctttcttcctctttATGTGTtcacatatatatatgatatatatatatatatttgtgtctgtgtgtgtactgcccatgtgcgcgtgtctttCAGTGTGACTTGCGCAAACCGTTAATGTGCCTGATTGGTgcgaagggagagaggggggggggagcagcTCTCTATGGCAAGGTCGGTCGTCGAAGTGAAGCGCTGcggaagggaggggcgagctcgtgtgtgtgtgtgtgtgtgtgcacgaaGAGGAGCACCAGAAAACAGAAACGCGAAGATGAACCGACATGCTGAGGAGGGCGTGGGAAACGGGCGCCAGAAGGCTTCGCCGCCATCCTGCAtgcctcctccgctcttGCCCGCTCGAAAAGGATGTGAATGTCTTTGTGCTTCTTCGGCTCGCCTTCTCCGTGTTGTCGCTTGTCTTGTGCgagagtgtgtgtggtggtggggaggccAGAGGAAATGtgagcgagagcgcgcgccATGCGATAGATTGAAGGTGTGGGGTTGCGGTGCGGACGGTGGAAATCCGCGCCCCTCTCCCAACCAACTTCAATCTCCATCTATCTTATTCTGTCTTTTCATTtctttgtttctctctctctctctctctgcgcttCAAGGTTTTATGCACCGGTtacgtacgtgtgtgtgtctgttgtgtgtgtgtgtgtgtgtgtagatCCTAGCTTTTTCTTTTATTCGTCGTTGACACGTGGCGCTGTTCCCTTCGTGTTTGCCACGATGACTGGTGTTTTGCCCGCGGCTATGAAGCggaagaaagagaggcggaggggacGGCACAAGACGTGTGccctccacacgcacatctCCTTCCGTCCCCTCGGGGAACAGAAATACGATAAAGGGGACACGAAGAGAGTGCGAGTTGcactgcgcgcgtgtgtgcgggcgcTTCTTCTCACTCTTTTCTGCTCACTTCATGACGGCCGGCGGcccgctcctctctcgcgGTAATGAACAACGCTAAGCGATGTTTTCTGACTTGTCGTTATCTCTGTGTGGCGTTATGTGAAATTTGTCGTCCTGTTGTTTGAGTAACGGCTGCTGATGCTCATTCCATGTGCtatcctctcctcttcttcctcctgggtgcgtgcatgcgcgtcttgtctcgctctctccctctccttcgttGTAGGCTCCTCCTTGCGTTTTCCTTATTTGGTGCCTTAGCGGGCTTCACACCTCGACCACGGCCGGCACCaaccctctccgccctctcctcgtgtcttcccctcccccacccctctctcccccaccgcCTCGTTTTGTCTTTGCGCGGGTTCactttgttttccttttttttcgtgggTTCCGTTGATTGGTTGCATTGGaatgatgatgatggtggtggaggtggtgggtggTGACGTCATTCATCGTTTCCGTCTGTTGTGGAGCTGTTCAGCTGTGGGTCTCtaccccctttctctcttcatgtgcgtgtacgtgtacgttgacacacacacacacacacacacacacacacacacacacacacacacacacacacacacacacacagaccgaGCCGATGTGCTTCTCTGCTGTCCTTGcggtgcctctctctctctctctcctttcttgtttctatatatatatatttatttATATTTATTTATTCGTTGTCGTGTTAGCTTGATGAGGTGATGATGGATGTTGTGCAGGTcttcgcgtgtgcgcgaagggagagagcgagaacgGCATGCAAGGCgtaggagaggagagggggggggggtggaaggaggaggaggaggaggaggaggggggaggagtaTGTCCGACGAGGTGCACATCCAGAGGATGGAGTCAATGCATGAGAAAGCAACGCAAGCAATGGAGAGGAGGTAACAGTACAACGAAAAGTGAAAAGTGTGGATACGCGCGAGAAGCGAGAGGGTTGAAGTGATGTCAGCCAGCTGTGCTGCAACACGTTACACCTGTTTTATGCCTGTATGTGtctgctgtgtgtgcgcgcctgtaTTGCCTATCCcttgtatgtgtgggtggtggtggctctTGTCGCTGCTTTGTGACGGATGACGACCATTATGGCAGAGGGTCGttcttcgtttttgtttgtctctctctctctcttaccTTCCTGCCTCGCCTCTCtcatgtacgtgtgtgtgtgtgagtgttCGCTTCGTTCTTGATGATGATGAAGCCACCATTGAGACGTTTCCCCTCGACGTCTTCGGTTGCTGTCGCTGTGGGTTGATACAGGTTtgattctctctctctctgtgtgtgtgtgtgtgtacctTCGCTGCCTGTATTTCTGTCTGTTGCACTGACTGGCTATGTGCCTCTGTCTCTTGTTTCTTTTAATGTTCATGAGCTTCTCCAAATACCAGTGCCATCCTGAAGCCGccgacccctcccccgaaACCCCACCCAAGCACCAGAGCAAagcatgcatatatatatatatatatgtatatatgaAGGAAGCCAGAGAGTGTTGCACGCTCACCATCTACGGCGTCGTGGTGAGAGTGAGAGGGATGTATGCGCACttgtgcgtgtacgcgtcGGGGAGGcatggagggagggagtcTGGGGGTCGGGCACCAAGTGCGTTCAAAGTGTGTTGGCGGGGGAGCTCGAGTTTTCGAAAGAGGGAGCACACTCACGACTTGAACGGGGCTTGTGGACGCGCTGTTCTTGCCTGTTCTTCCGTGCCATACCACATGTTCACGAACGCGtagcccctccctccctcccggGCTACTGCACCCTCTCAGTGATCCCTGTGACTGCGGCTGCTTCACGGAGGACAGGTGGCTGTGCAGGTTGTGCCTGTCTATCACAGTGTGtagcgagagaggggcgcTCTCATTAGAGCTAATGTGCtgccccaccaccgctggcgtctctcctccccccgtccAACGCCTGCCTCGTCTTCCGTCTCTGTCTGCGTCACCCTTCCCCATGCgagacgcacgcaagcacacggaCACAGACACTCATGCGTCCGccaaagaaaacgaaaacagaaGAAGTTTTGGCGCGCACGTGTGGCCTCTCTCTTTTgatggcgcgctgctgcactgcggctgctgctgcccacaGCCTCTAATCTTCCTTCTACTGAAGTATTCCGCCATACCTGCCgcttcgcccccccctcccctcccctccacgACTGGGCGCCCTGCCTTCCCGACCCTCtgcgtgcaggtgcaggCTAGTAGAGTCGGAATCCATCCCTTCACTTCTCATCCTCCACGAATAGCTGCAGAGGGAGTTAATCATCTGAAGGGGAGGTGGCCATGCTTCGCCAATCCGCCTTTTCATCGTCGTCCGGATTGTCGGCGGCCTCTTCACGCGGATCGTGCACATACACTGACAGCAATACACCGCTGCGCTCCGAGGCGTCTACGCTGGAACCGCTCGCAGCCGGgctcgcgacggcgcagcccAGCGCGCTCGTCACACCAGTCGTCAATGTGCTTTCTGCATCAGCCGTGCCGGAGCCTCATGCCCTTCCCCTCGTGGTGTCATGGAACGCTCGATCACGGGGTGCGGAAAATGTTGCACCAGGGCCGCCTGTCCGGGAAGACAATGCGCTCACGacgaccgccaccaccggcgctggTAGCGTGGGCGCAGACGGAGAAGAGGAACCACTGTGTGTGCCGGCCACCTACTCCACTGCCGCAGACCTAGCTCCCGACGTAGCGAATACTGACGCTGGCAGCTCATGGTGTTTGCGAACGGTAGATGAGGCCACGACGGAGCGCTCCGCGTCATCCCTCGCAGACTGCTCTGGTGCACCAGAATCAAGGACCGCAGAGCGGCtgccgacgcagcagcgccctcagcggcgacgacagcactcgcagcagctgctgcccacATCACTGCCCCTTCTTCCGATACCCGTTTCCACTACGCACACATATCCGCAGTCGCACCAGTCTGCTGGGCTcagcaggcgcgccgctggCCCCTCTGAACTGCCACCGTCATCTCACACTGCTGCTTCACTGCCACGGCCTTCATCACCGCTCATGACCTCATCAGTGGCCGGCTTATCCGCTGATGGTCGTCGGCCAAAGCCGCATCGACGGCGCCCGTCGCAGGCGTCCAGCGACGACATCACCGCAAGCTCTATGATAACCGCGCCCTGTCGCGTGACGTCTGGAACGGCCTCGCAGTCTGAGGTGGTCCTTGCCACGTCGCCCTCGATTGGCAGAGCGCCAGTGGCGTCGGGGTCGTCGGCAGGGGCAGCTGGATCAGCGTCTGTCGGCTCTCCTCGCCGCTACACCGCGCTCGGCGGGGGTGGTGACCCGCGCCTCGACGCATGGGAGATCGACGAGGAAGTGGCGCAGCTCGCCCGCTCGCTACGCTCCCAAATTGCTGGTCAGCCCTTCGTGCTGACGCCGCCGTTTGGGGCCTCGCCGAccgcccccgctgccgcaacCAGTCGTCCATCCTCGTCCTACTCCGACTTCTCAACGGGTAGCAggggtggcggaggcggcagcggccagcgccgcacgaGGTGCAGCCCCAGTCATGCCGCCCCCATGGCTGCCGCGACTACTACCGGGTTCGGGGAGGACCTGGCGGCGACCACGgcttgcacagcgacagcggcgatcGGGCGCGGGCTTCTCGCTCTTTTGGACTCCTCCACGTCGTCCGCACAGACCTCGATGGATCTGAGCGGTGCTGCCCGGAGGCTCACCACGCCCCAATACCGCCTGTCAAAGTCGCGGCAGTTATCGCTGTCCACCTCGCAGCGGAGCCCGCCGTCGGCACAGGGCAGCCGCACGAGGCCGCAGTGCTTCCCATCAGTGCAACCGCACCCCGGGGTAGGTGGTGACGCCGTTGCTAGGAACGACGATGGTGTTCGCAGAGACGGTGTTgactccgctgcc
Proteins encoded:
- a CDS encoding putative serine/threonine kinase; translation: MGAPKRLGKYELGRTLGTGNFSKVKIARDTETGKEWAIKVIDKEQLVRERMEEQLKREIAVMKMLRQPNIIELHEVMQTSHHIYLVLELVTGGELFEKIASAKRFDEPTARHYFHQLICGINYCHRQGIAHRDLKPENLLLDANDTLKISDFGLSNLQRTSVSGGTMLQTVCGTPNYVAPEVLKEQGYDGLKADIWSCGVVLFVMMAGYLPFDDENVNALFTKIERGEFRMARHFSADARDLISRMLTVDPQERISLDDVIAHPWFCVDWNPAMLTRGESHSSPNTTQISNAIRNM